The Leptolyngbya sp. FACHB-261 DNA window GTTTCGACAGTTACAAATTTTTGCAAATGGTTCTGGCGTCGCTCAACACAGCGGCGCGTTATTTCTAGGACCGCTTGGCCGGGCTCTGGTGGCTGCTGCTGGCCCAATGGGACCACCGGTGGCAGGGGCGGGTTTGATTGTAGCTTCGACACAATTGCGGACCGCCCGTTGGGCTCTGCTCATCTTAGGCAGTGTACTACTGCTATCAGGCTTAATTTGGGTCCGGTCGCTATTTGGCTTAGCAATGGTGGCGAGTTTAGGGGCTGGCATCCTCTGGCTGGGTTTGAAGACTTCAGGCTGGCTTCAAGGCTTTGCTGTGCAGTTTTTAGGAGTGCAAGCTTGCATCAGCACTTACCACCAGTTGGACTATTTATTTATGAACCAGGCTGTAATTGGTGGCCAATTGATGCGCTCAGACTCAGCTCAAATTGCCCAGCAATTGCTATTGCCCTATTGGTTCTGGGGGTTGCTAATGGCAGCAGGGTCGTTTCTGATTCTGTTGAAAAGCTTGCGGGTTGCCTATCGTCAGCAGGGACAGTAATAGGTTCTTCAGTTAACTCTTAAGTGGATCACCCACTCTGTCTCTCAATGCTTGCCTTGAAGTTGACGAACCAGATGCACTAACTCAGGCAGAATTAACTGCTCAGTGGCCAGTTTGACTGCGCCTGTAGAACCGGGCAGCGAGAATAGAATTCGGCCGCGATAAACGCCAGCCACAGCGCGGGAGGCAATGGCACGAGAGCCAATCTCTTGATAGCTCAGCGCTCGAAACACCTCGCCGAATCCAGGTAGAACTTTTTCCAGTAGTGCTTCCAGTGCATCGTAGGTAGTATCTCTCGGTGCAATGCCTGTACCACCATTGAAGATAATCGCCTCAATATTAGGCTCCTGAGCAAGCTGAGCGAGCTGTTCACAGATCTGGTCTGGCTCGTCTTGGATAATGCCGTAAGCAACAATGCGATGGCCTGCTTCTTGCAACAAGGACTTTAGAAGCTGACCACTTTTGTCAGTTTCAACAGTGCGGGTATCACTGACCGTCACAATCGCACAGGAGACAAATGCAGGTGTGGGGTCAGAGCAAGGCAGTGAGGTCATGCTGAAGGCACCACGAATTTAGACACAAAAAATAGAGACGTTCTGCAAGAACGTCTCTGCTCAGCTTTAAGCCAATTAGGATTGACTGAAACCCAAATCATTGGAGGCAGCATAACGCTCCATGAAGCGCATAAAGCGCTCCCACTCGTCGCTGCCATCCATCCGATAGATTGCCTCAACACCCGCTGGCTGACCATTCACGAACTTGGCATTAACTGTGCGAGTTACTAACTCGCCTTCGTCGTCAATCATCCACATGCCCGTGATGTCCCGATTGTCGACATCGGCATCATTCATCACACGAGGTTTCTCAAAGAAGAAGGTTGCAGTCCCTCTCAAGCCATCCTTGGACCGCGTCAGACGCACATTAGTTACTTCTTCATCAACACCGCGCGCGAATTGAATGCTTGCCATAAGCCCCAGGTTGGTATCGAGTTTTATGAACCTCTATCTTCACATAATTTGACACTCTGGGAAACTCGCAATTTCTTGCGCTGTTACTAGGGCTACTGTTCTACTATCCTTTGAGGGCCGGTCTACTCAATCTGGGCAGATCCTCAGTCTGGGTAGATGCGCAAGCGGCGATTAGGTTCCTCGCCGAAGCTGCGGGAGCGCAGGCGATAGTGTTCCACTAGCTCATGCTGGATCTTACGAACTGACGCAGATCGGGGCAACAACTCCACCTGTTGGCTCTTAGGTATCACAATCTGTTCAACCGCTAGACGAGCTTCCTCTAAAGCCTCCATCTCATCTTCAGAATCAGCCTGAGAGAACAGACTCAGTTCCGGGACTGGCATGCCTGGCTCATCGATCTGCAAGACCCGGCGCAAAGCCCGAGTGATCTGGGGAATGGTGCTGGCTTTGACCGTGTGGATCGGAATTTGGCGGGCTTGAGCGATGTGACGCAGCTTAGAGTGCCCTTTGATATGAGAGCGCAGGGCTAACACGACGTCAGCATTGTCCATGTCCTTGGTCAGCGCAACGGGCAGGTTCAAGGCTCGAATCACCTGTTCCATTTGTTGACGGCTGACCGCATAGGGGTAGACCTGGAGGATTTCTTCCCCAGTCTCAGAGAAAACACGACTGTCTTCAGCGCCGCTGTAGAGGTCTGCCGGCTCCGGCTCCGACAATATAGGTAGGGGAAGCATTTGGCCAGAGGCTCGCCAGCCTACCACGTCAGCACTAAGGGGAGCTCGACTGAGGGAGTTATTGGTCAACGGCAGCTTCGATAGCTCACGACTAACGGTGACTTTGCCCGAGTCGCTAACCGTGCGAACTTGGGGCGTGGGCTCACGGCGGCGTAGCAGGCTATCAACCGTTTGGGCTACATCCTCATGGACAACCCAACGCTGACGCTCTTGCATCTCAATGGCGATCTCAAAGGTAGGCGGTGCTTTGCGCTCTAAGACGCTCTTTTGAGAGCCGCGTCGCCGTGCCTCTTCGTCCCCCAGCGTGACTGACTGGATGCCACCCACTAGATCCGAGAGGGTGGGGTTCTTCATCAGGTTTTCGAGTTGATTGCCGTGGGCAGTACCCACCAGTTGAACCCCTCGTTCCGCAATCGTACGCGCTGCTTGCGCCTCCAGCTCCGTGCCGATCTCGTCGATGACAATCACCTGCGGCATGTGATTTTCAACCGCTTCAATCATTACCTGGTGTTGCAGTTCAGGCGTGGCAACCTGCATGCGGCGAGCCCGACCAATGGCTGGATGGGGAACATCGCCATCGCCAGCAATCTCATTAGAGGTGTCGATAATGACAACACGCTTGTCTAAGTCATCCGCCAAAACCCGCGCGATCTCACGCAGAGCCGTCGTTTTACCCACGCCTGGTCGACCCAGCATCAAAATCGATTTGCCAGTTTCAACTAAGTCTCGGATCATGCCGATCGTGCCGAAGATGGCCCGACCAACGCGGCAAGTGAGGCCAATAATCGTGCCGGTCCGGTTGCGAATGGCGCTGATGCGGTGCAGGGTACGCTCAATACCAGCACGATTGTCCCCACTAAATAGGCCAACGTGCTCAACTACGTAATCCAGCTCTTCCCGGCTAATCACCTGCTCTGTCAGGTACTCGGCCCGATCAGGGAAGCGGGCTTCCGGACGACGGCCCAGATCCATCACTACTTCAACCAGTTGGTCTCGCTGTGCATGCTGATTGAGCAACAACCGCAGGTTCTCTGGAAGAATTGCTAAGAGCTTCTCCAAATCATCTGTAACTTGAACGTTTTGAATCTGAGCGTTCTCGATATTCTCGTGAATCACAGTAGGGCTCCGGCACTCTGCCGGCAATGCAATAGGCTTGTGTATCAGGAAGGTTGGCAAAAGACTGCCACAGGGCGGCCCTTGTCCAGAGGCTTGAGTTGCTGCACCAAACTCCTGGCCTGCTGGACAGCTTGCTGCAACAACTGAGGGTGTTCTTCTAAGCGGGCTCCTGCCACCTCTAGCCAGGGAGCCACAAGCGCTCGGGCATAGCTGCCATAGGCAACACCAGCAAGAGCATCTAAACCCGCTGCCTTCGCCTTGGCAACCGTATGGGCATTAGTGCCTCCTGCGAGCTGGACGTATCCAGGCAAATCAAAACTCGAAACTTTCTGACCCAAGCGCACAGCAGCCCGAGTCGCACCATCACCAATATCACCACTCATAGGTCTACCGTCGGTCTGCCACAACAAATCACACTTCCACTGCTCTAGTTGAGGTTGCATGTGCGTCCACAAGGCTTGGAGGTACTCCCGCAGATCTTCACCATCTGGACAGCTTACAGCTACCAGCTTTAATCGAGGGATAAGCGGGGTCAACGCCTGCCACAGACGCCGAAACTGAACCAGCTGCCCTGGCTGTGTATGAATCTCCACTGCATCGATCGCCAACCCCAGTAAGACTTGCACAATCTGGTCTGGAGCGTACACGTAAGCCTGGGCTGTGATAAGTGCTGACGGACACACTGGTAAACAGCGCCCACAGCCATAACAGCGGGGTTCTAGGACACCAGAAAATTCTGCCTTGAAGGTAATCGCATCAGCAGGGCAGATTTGTTCACAAGGGCGGGGACAAGATTGTGGACAGGCAACTGAGTCAAACTTAGCCTTGCGAAAGTGGGGATCCTCTGCATCATTCAGGCTAACCATGAGCCAGGGACGCCGCCCCCCTAGACGTTCTGCCACTGCCAGGCCCTCTTGGGCCGATGCCACCGTAGCTTCATCGGCAGCTACATCGATGCAGTCAGCTCCGGCTAGGGCATAGACCAGGGAGAGACTACGAACTGAGGGTAAATGCTGGAAGCTGGCTCCACAGATCAGCTTGAACCAGCTTCCCTCTTGCAGAGCGCTCAGGGAAAGGCTTTGGAGCATCACCTCTTCATGCTAGTGTGCATGCCCTGAAAATGCTACCGGGTAGAGGATTCCCCTGGGATCTTTCCTATCTGCCCTATTTGCCCTCGACACTAGCCACTCCCAAACCTGAGGCAATTCTGGCAGCTGCCAGAATTGCCTCAGGTTCAAACGAAGTAGGCGCTCAGGCGGCAGCAACAGCCTGTCGAAGCGGCTGCCAAGATATTTCCCGGGCACTCGCCACTTCTACAACAACCTTGACCTTAGGTTGAAGCGTGGGTAAGGTGACCAGGAATTGCAGCTCTTGGCGTGATAAAACCTTGCCCTCAATTAACCACAGCACTAGCCCTTTAGCGTTGGGTGGCAAGTTGTCGAGCTGGTATTGCAACAGCGGCGGGTAGAAGTAGGTGCGAATCTCTTTCTTGCCCAAGTGGGCTGGTCGCACGCCATGCACGCTTGTGAGATAAGCGGATAAGTCACCTAAACCTCGGGCCGTTAACGTCAGAACTCCGTAGCCTGCTCCTCGTAGGCGCCGCTGATAGCGCCCTTCAAACCCACCCTCAGGAGGAACACAGAGAGCCAGTGCTCCATTGCTTTCTAAATCTTGAATCATCTTTCTGCCCGTAATGATCAGGCTCATGGTGATTACTCTCTTGCCTTAATGCGTCTTGAACTCAGAGTACTCCGAAATTTGGACGCTTAAGGGGCTAATCCAAGAAGGCAGAGCATTGAAGGCTTGATTCAGGACCTTCGAGAGGTTATTGACACATTGCCACCACAATCCACCTGTCTTCCAGAGTGCGGGTACCACTAGGAGAAGGTTTGTTGTGGATGTTGAGACCACAACAGAAGCTCCTAGCCTTTCTCGAGGCATTCAGGAGTTGGTCGAGCGACTGAAGCAGGAGGGTTTGAAGCCGGACAGGTCAAGGCCAAGCAGGTAGAAGGAGCATCTCAGGAGAAGGCCCGTCGTCTGGTCGCCGATGCCCGGCAAGAGGCGGACTTGATTCTTGCCCAAGCTCGCGAGGAAGCAGCTACGAAAGCAGCAGGTCAGGAAGCACTACGAATCGCTGCCCGAGACACGCTGCTGACCCTGAAGAATGAAGCAGCTCAGGTATTCCGCAATGAGCTGCGCAAGCAAGTCAGTGCCCAGTCTCAGCAGGAAGCGTTTTTGCGCGATTTGCTGCTTCAAGTTTGTAAGCGACAGATACCCGAGCTTGAACCCGGCCAGGAAATGCGAGTTCTGCTCCCTGAGCGGTTGGTCAACCTAGAAGACCTGCGTCGAGTCAATGACACCCCTGAGGAAGAACTGTTAGCTCAATTTTTGCCAGTTTGTTTGGCGGTCCTCTACGCGAGGGTGTGGCCTTCGGCAGAACCAATGAGCAGTTCGAAGGAATTTAAGGTTGCGCTTGTAGATCAGCAATTGATGATCGACTTAACTGACCACGCAATTGCGGCACTGCTTAGCCAGTATTTGTTGCCTCGCTTCCGGGCAGTGCTAGAAGGATATCTGCAATGAGCGGTAGCTACTATGGTCTGATCGCTAGTCTGCCGTATCTGCCTAGGGACCTTAGCTTAAGGCGTCTGCCGATTAGCCGTCAGGCGTTAAAACTGCGCTTGAAGGCGTTGTCTCTGACAGATCAAGAGCAAATTAACGCGATTATTGAGTTTCACCAGCAGCTTTGGTGATGCAGCTGCTAGAAGATACAGCTCGCAAATTGCAGGACGTGAAAATCTCGGCTCTATTTCAGCAGGAGGTTAACCTCCTGCTGGTTGTTTCTGCTCTGCGTCACCGACAACAAGGCAAAACGCCTGTCTTACCAATCGGAGGTCTAGGCGTAGGTGGTCACTTACGTCGCTATTGGAATCAGCCTGACTTTAACCTGGGTGGGCGCTTCCCCTGGTTAGGTGAACTGCGTGAGTTGTTGGAGCAGGGAAGGGTTCTGGAACTGGAAAGGCAGATCGACCAAATTCGGTGGAAGTTTGCTGATTCGGCTAGTCAGATGAATCCCTTCACCTTTGAAGCCGTTGTGGCCTATGTGGGTAAATGGGACATTCTTTACCGCTGGAGCCAAACCGGTGAAGCTGCCGGACTGCAGCGATTTAATGAATTAATCGATCAAGTTCTGGAAAAAGCCTAATGGTTAGTCAACTCAACGGACAGGCAGGGGCAACGGAGTCAGGGGCCAAGAGCACTGCTCGGGTCATTGGTGTGAATGGCAACATTGCGACCATTGAGCTAGAGCAAGGCTACTTAATGAAAAATGAAGTTACCTTTTACTCCTCTAGAGATGCCGTCGCTTTCAGAAGCGCAAATTCAGAATCGCTTAGAGGATGTAGAGGATACTCTAGAAAATTCCGAGACCCGCCGCATTGGTGCAACTCGCTTTATTGAGTCTCTGCGAGACTACTTGAACCAAGCGCTCAGTACCTCCAAACTCAACCAGGCTACCCACTTAACCCACGACGAAATTGGTCTTTTTGTTATCCAGGCCTGGTGTCCTGTCAATCAGATTTCTGCTCTAGATGATCTGGTTAAGGAGTTCTCTCTAGCTCTAACTGTGGAGGATCCAGGTCCACAGGAGCAACCACCAACGCTGGTGCAAAATTCAGATTTGCTGGCTCCTGGCGAGACTCTGATTAGCGTTTACGGCACACCGTCCTATCGCAGTTGGGGTCCGTCGGCCCTAATCTACGTCAGCTTTGTCCTGTTCTTCGGGATCATCATTGCTGATGCAGGCTACGGCTTTTTGCTACTGGGGATTGCCTGGCTGCTGCGTGGAAAACTACTGGCTAACAGTCAGCGTCGCTTGTTCTACTTATTTGCTGCCTTAGGCGTAAGTGCCAGCGCTTATGGACTTCTATCAGGTGAATACTTTGCGGTAGATCCACCAGAGGGCAGTCTCTTAGCACGCATCGCTATTTTTAAGCCTGATTTGGAGAATATTCCAGAATTGATGGCCTTTTCGGTCAGCATTGGTTGCTTGCATGTCTTAATCGCTAATGCCATTGCTGTCTCCCAATGCTGGTCAGCATTGCGTAAGGGGCAGTGCCTATCTAGCGATCACCTTCAATGATTTAGCCCATCAAGTGGCTTCTACCGGCGAGCTGGGTATTTTAGGGGCCTTCGTTCTAATCGTAGTTGGCCACACACTCAATTTCGTGCTGTGTATCATGGCTGGAACCATCCACGGTCTTCGTTTAAATTTCATCGAATTCTATCGTTGGAGCCAAGAGGGAGAAGGATATCGGTTCAATCCTTCTAAGAAACATACTTAGTTCAAGACCTTATAGGCTCAATGGCGACTCTTGATCACTTTTGGTCAGAGATTAATCCCTGGCATTGCAACACAAATAGGAGAGACATACAGTGGAGGCACTAGCCTTAGGTTTAGGTTACATCGGTTTGTTTGCTGTCGTCGCACTGAGCGCCTGTGGTAGCGCGGTAGGCTGTGCTTGAGCAGGGATAGCAGCTGACGGGGCCATGTTAGAGCCTGAAACAGGCCACGGAAAATTTCTGG harbors:
- a CDS encoding M50 family metallopeptidase, translating into MNQHHKRLQADPMFHPGEKPSDRMELIWLLGAGVLTFALWQMPYGNYILYPFTILATWFHEMGHGLMAVLLGGEFRQLQIFANGSGVAQHSGALFLGPLGRALVAAAGPMGPPVAGAGLIVASTQLRTARWALLILGSVLLLSGLIWVRSLFGLAMVASLGAGILWLGLKTSGWLQGFAVQFLGVQACISTYHQLDYLFMNQAVIGGQLMRSDSAQIAQQLLLPYWFWGLLMAAGSFLILLKSLRVAYRQQGQ
- a CDS encoding molybdenum cofactor biosynthesis protein B produces the protein MTSLPCSDPTPAFVSCAIVTVSDTRTVETDKSGQLLKSLLQEAGHRIVAYGIIQDEPDQICEQLAQLAQEPNIEAIIFNGGTGIAPRDTTYDALEALLEKVLPGFGEVFRALSYQEIGSRAIASRAVAGVYRGRILFSLPGSTGAVKLATEQLILPELVHLVRQLQGKH
- the psb28 gene encoding photosystem II reaction center protein Psb28, which encodes MASIQFARGVDEEVTNVRLTRSKDGLRGTATFFFEKPRVMNDADVDNRDITGMWMIDDEGELVTRTVNAKFVNGQPAGVEAIYRMDGSDEWERFMRFMERYAASNDLGFSQS
- a CDS encoding R3H domain-containing nucleic acid-binding protein — translated: MIHENIENAQIQNVQVTDDLEKLLAILPENLRLLLNQHAQRDQLVEVVMDLGRRPEARFPDRAEYLTEQVISREELDYVVEHVGLFSGDNRAGIERTLHRISAIRNRTGTIIGLTCRVGRAIFGTIGMIRDLVETGKSILMLGRPGVGKTTALREIARVLADDLDKRVVIIDTSNEIAGDGDVPHPAIGRARRMQVATPELQHQVMIEAVENHMPQVIVIDEIGTELEAQAARTIAERGVQLVGTAHGNQLENLMKNPTLSDLVGGIQSVTLGDEEARRRGSQKSVLERKAPPTFEIAIEMQERQRWVVHEDVAQTVDSLLRRREPTPQVRTVSDSGKVTVSRELSKLPLTNNSLSRAPLSADVVGWRASGQMLPLPILSEPEPADLYSGAEDSRVFSETGEEILQVYPYAVSRQQMEQVIRALNLPVALTKDMDNADVVLALRSHIKGHSKLRHIAQARQIPIHTVKASTIPQITRALRRVLQIDEPGMPVPELSLFSQADSEDEMEALEEARLAVEQIVIPKSQQVELLPRSASVRKIQHELVEHYRLRSRSFGEEPNRRLRIYPD
- the ldpA gene encoding circadian clock protein LdpA — protein: MLQSLSLSALQEGSWFKLICGASFQHLPSVRSLSLVYALAGADCIDVAADEATVASAQEGLAVAERLGGRRPWLMVSLNDAEDPHFRKAKFDSVACPQSCPRPCEQICPADAITFKAEFSGVLEPRCYGCGRCLPVCPSALITAQAYVYAPDQIVQVLLGLAIDAVEIHTQPGQLVQFRRLWQALTPLIPRLKLVAVSCPDGEDLREYLQALWTHMQPQLEQWKCDLLWQTDGRPMSGDIGDGATRAAVRLGQKVSSFDLPGYVQLAGGTNAHTVAKAKAAGLDALAGVAYGSYARALVAPWLEVAGARLEEHPQLLQQAVQQARSLVQQLKPLDKGRPVAVFCQPS
- a CDS encoding NAD(P)H-quinone oxidoreductase subunit N, whose protein sequence is MSLIITGRKMIQDLESNGALALCVPPEGGFEGRYQRRLRGAGYGVLTLTARGLGDLSAYLTSVHGVRPAHLGKKEIRTYFYPPLLQYQLDNLPPNAKGLVLWLIEGKVLSRQELQFLVTLPTLQPKVKVVVEVASAREISWQPLRQAVAAA
- a CDS encoding DUF2764 family protein, translated to MQLLEDTARKLQDVKISALFQQEVNLLLVVSALRHRQQGKTPVLPIGGLGVGGHLRRYWNQPDFNLGGRFPWLGELRELLEQGRVLELERQIDQIRWKFADSASQMNPFTFEAVVAYVGKWDILYRWSQTGEAAGLQRFNELIDQVLEKA
- a CDS encoding V-type ATPase 116kDa subunit family protein; the encoded protein is MKLPFTPLEMPSLSEAQIQNRLEDVEDTLENSETRRIGATRFIESLRDYLNQALSTSKLNQATHLTHDEIGLFVIQAWCPVNQISALDDLVKEFSLALTVEDPGPQEQPPTLVQNSDLLAPGETLISVYGTPSYRSWGPSALIYVSFVLFFGIIIADAGYGFLLLGIAWLLRGKLLANSQRRLFYLFAALGVSASAYGLLSGEYFAVDPPEGSLLARIAIFKPDLENIPELMAFSVSIGCLHVLIANAIAVSQCWSALRKGQCLSSDHLQ